The following proteins are co-located in the Theropithecus gelada isolate Dixy chromosome 19, Tgel_1.0, whole genome shotgun sequence genome:
- the TMEM145 gene encoding transmembrane protein 145, with protein MEPQRAPALRRLLPPLLLLLLSLPPRARAKYVRGNLSSKEDWVFLTRFCFLSDYGRLDFRFRYPEAKCCQNILLYFDDPSQWPAVYKAGDKDCLAKESVIRPENNQVINLTTQYAWSGCQVVSEEGTRYLSCSSGRSFRSGDGLQLEYEMVLTNGKSFWTRHFSADEFGILETDVTFLLIFILIFFLSCYFGYLLKGRQLLHTTYKMFMAAAGVEVLSLLFFCIYWGQYATDGIGNESVKILAKLLFSSSFLIFLLMLILLGKGFTVTRGRISHAGSVKLSVYMTLYTLTHVVLLIYEAEFFDPGQVLYTYESPAGYGLIGLQVAAYVWFCYAVLVSLRHFPEKQPFYVPFFAAYTLWFFAVPVMALIANFGIPKWAREKIVNGIQLGIHLYAHGVFLIMTRPSAANKNFPYHVRTSQIASAGVPGPGGNQSADKAFPQHVYGNVTFISDSVPNFTELFSIPPPTTSPLPRTAPDSGLPLFRDLRPPGPLRDL; from the exons ATGGAGCCCCAGCGCGCGCCCGCGCTGCGCCGCCTGCTGCCGccgctgctgctcctgctgctgtcACTGCCCCCCCGCGCCCGGGCCAAGTACGTGCGGGGCAACCTCAGCTCCAAGGAG GACTGGGTGTTCCTGACAAGATTTTGTTTCCTCTCGGATTACGGCCGACTGGACTTCCGTTTCCGCTACCCTGAG GCCAAGTGCTGTCAGAACATCCTCCTCTATTTTGACGACCCATCCCAGTGGCCAGCCGTGTACAAGGCAGGGGACAAG GACTGCCTGGCCAAGGAGTCAGTGATCCGGCCAGAGAACAACCAGGTCATCAACCTCACCACCCAGTATGCCTGGTCCGGCTGTCAG GTGGTATCAGAGGAGGGAACCCGCTACCTGAGCTGCTCCAGTGGCCGCAGCTTCCGCTCA GGTGATGGATTGCAGCTAGAGTATGAGATGGTCCTCACCAATGGCAAGTCCTTCTGGACACGACACTTCTCCGCTGATGAGTTTG GGATCCTGGAGACAGATGTGACCTTCCTCctcatcttcatcctcatcttcttcctttcttgttaCTTTGGAT ATTTGCTGAAAGGTCGTCAGTTGCTCCACACAACTTATAAAATGTTCATGGCCGCAGCAGGAGTAGAGG TTCTGAGCCttctgtttttctgcatctactgggGTCAGTATGCCACTGATGGCATTGGCAACGAGAGTGTGAAGATCTTGG ccAAGCTGCTCTTCTCCTCCAGCTTCCTCATCTTCCTGCTGATGCTCATCCTCCTGGGGAAGGGATTCACGGTGACACG GGGCCGCATCAGCCACGCGGGCTCCGTGAAGTTGTCTGTCTACATGACCCTCTACACGCTCACTCATGTGGTGCTGCTCATCTACGAGGCGGAA TTTTTTGACCCGGGCCAGGTACTGTACACGTATGAGTCGCCGGCCGGCTACGGGCTCATCGGACTGCAGGTGGCGGCCTACGTGTGGTTCTGCTATGCTGTGCTCGTCTCACTGCGACACTTTCCTGAGAAGCAGCCTTTTTATGTGCCCTTCTTTGCTGCCTATACCCTCTG GTTCTTTGCGGTTCCTGTCATGGCCCTGATTGCCAATTTCGGCATCCCCAAGTGGGCCCGGGAGAAGATTGTTAATGGCATCCAGCTGGGGATCCACTTGTACGCCCATGGCGTGTTCCTG ATCATGACCCGCCCATCAGCGGCCAACAAGAACTTCCCGTACCACGTGCGCACGTCGCAGATCGCATCGGCTGGAGTCCCTGGACCCGGAGGGAACCAATCCGCTGACAAGGCCTTTCCGCAGCACGTCTATGGGAACGTGACGTTTATCAGCGACTCGGTGCCCAACTTCACGGAGCTCTTCTCCATCCCCCCGCCCACCACCTCC cccctgccCCGAACGGCGCCGGATTCTGGGCTCCCGCTGTTCCGTGACCTCCGGCCCCCTGGCCCCCTTCGAGACCTCTGA